Proteins from a genomic interval of Acinonyx jubatus isolate Ajub_Pintada_27869175 chromosome B4, VMU_Ajub_asm_v1.0, whole genome shotgun sequence:
- the CB4H12orf42 gene encoding LOW QUALITY PROTEIN: uncharacterized protein C12orf42 homolog (The sequence of the model RefSeq protein was modified relative to this genomic sequence to represent the inferred CDS: deleted 2 bases in 2 codons), with amino-acid sequence MEGSPARPPSATGLCRRSQAPLASSGVSQSPPEPKLEDRVADTVVALADPPLQSRPWGASGSPGGGGGAVAMAPEMLPKHPHPGGGGGRGEKRGPKADASLHGNLAGAPVPLPAGAPTHLPSKRLIKVCSSPPHPPPPPRPPQRFHTACSQAPPRPRVNAPLH; translated from the exons ATGGAAG GTTCCCCTGCGAGGCCTCCCAGCGCCACAGGCCTCTGCAGGAGAAGCCAGGCCCCGTTGGCCTCGTCGGGGGTCTCCCAGAGTCCCCCAGAGCCCAAGCTGGAGGACAGGGTGGCAGACACAGTCGTCGCTCTGGCTGACCCACCTCTCCAAAGCCGGCCCTGGGGCGCATCCGgaagtcctggg gggggggggggcgcggttgCCATGGCACCGGAGATGCTCCCCAAGCATCCTCAtcccgggggaggaggggggaggggggagaaaaggggACCCAAGGCGGACGCCTCCCTCCACGGCAATCTGGCAGGGGCGCCCGTTCCTCTGCCCGCCGGtgctcccacccaccttccctccaagAGGTTAATCAAGGTTtgctcttctcctccccaccccccc ccccccccccgcccaccccagcGTTTCCATACGGCTTGTTCACAGGCCCCTCCTAGGCCGAGGGTGAATGCTCCCTTACACTGA